One Aspergillus oryzae RIB40 DNA, chromosome 2 genomic window carries:
- a CDS encoding GMC family oxidoreductase (choline dehydrogenase and related flavoproteins), producing the protein MGGLYKELPEGLDEVDVIIAGGGTAGCVVASRLSDAYPTLSILVVEGGRDNRGLQNVTYPILLLNNILPGNTDTLFYEGIPEKAVGNRSLVVPSGGVLGGGSSINLLTYSRAQAVDYDQWGVEGWFSKDLVPYLQRLETYKGEGTPETHGYSGPMLVTPGNYTAKASEEGFIKAAAKLGYPEARDIQDLETINATQRNIRYVNGGKRQDAASNYLHPRLGDGFHPNLHVLTQHQVIRVLFNGNKASGVEFRPNPKFNDGVERPVQRVSAKKLVVLSSGALGTPLVLERSGVGDPEILGKAGVDVVAEVPGVGAEYQDHQLMTYAYYSSLLPNETFDAIYSGRTNVDELIQKNDPIIGWTAADVYSKLRPSDEEAKALGSAFESAWNRDYKTNPTKPLSMITSLNGFPGDSTGQPEVQYFSCSTFTPYPYSRGHLHITSKDLDASLDFATGFFADEDDIDIKKSVWSYKKQREIIRRMDIYRGEFAPLHPAFAADSDAATPSEPLDGPLPDDVPDIVYTAEDDAVLEQWLRAHVGTTWHSLGTCKMAPKSEGGVVDSSLSVYGVEKLKIADLSVPPGNVGANTANTAYMIGEKAADIFIQELKA; encoded by the exons ATGGGCGGACTCTACAAGGAGCTCCCTGAGGGGCTTGATGAGGTCGATGTTATTATCGCTGGAG GCGGCACCGCGGGCTGTGTCGTGGCATCTCGACTGAGCGATGCTTATCCGACCCTGTCTATCCTCGTTGTCGAGGGTGGCCGAGATAACCGGGGCCTTCAAAACGTCACCTACCCTATACTCCTGCTCAACAACATCTTACCCGGAAACACCGACACGCTTTTCTATGAGGGCATCCCCGAGAAGGCCGTGGGCAATCGCTCGCTTGTCGTGCCATCCGGCGGTGTCCTCGGCGGCGGCTCGTCCATCAACCTGCTCACCTACAGCCGTGCTCAAGCCGTTGACTACGACCAGTGGGGAGTCGAGGGGTGGTTTTCCAAGGATTTGGTTCCGTATCTTCAAAGG CTCGAGACTTATAAAGGTGAGGGCACGCCCGAAACACACGGTTACTCTGGGCCCATGCTCGTGACCCCAGGCAACTATACGGCAAAGGCGTCCGAGGAGGGCTTCATCAAGGCGGCCGCTAAGCTCGGCTACCCGGAGGCCCGCGACATCCAAGACCTGGAAACCATCAACGCCACGCAGCGTAACATCCGCTACGTGAACGGAGGCAAGCGCCAGGACGCCGCCTCCAACTACCTGCACCCGCGCCTCGGTGACGGCTTccaccccaacctccacGTCCTCACCCAGCACCAGGTCATCCGTGTGCTCTTTAACGGCAACAAGGCCTCGGGTGTCGAATTCAGGCCCAACCCTAAGTTCAACGATGGTGTCGAGAGGCCTGTGCAGAGGGTCAGTGCCAAGAAGCTCGTCGTCCTCTCCTCCGGCGCCTTGGGCACCCCCCTTGTGCTGGAGCGCTCTGGCGTGGGCGACCCTGAGATCCTGGGCAAGGCGGGCGTCGATGTTGTCGCCGAGGTTCCCGGTGTTGGAGCCGAATATCAGGACCATCAGCTGATGACCTACGCCTACTACTCGAGTCTCCTGCCCAACGAGACCTTTGACGCTATCTACTCAGGTCGCACTAACGTCGACGAGCTTATTCAGAAGAACGACCCCATCATAGGCTGGACCGCCGCCGATGTCTACTCGAAGCTCCGGCCcagcgacgaggaggccAAGGCTCTTGGGTCCGCGTTTGAGAGCGCCTGGAACCGCGACTACAAGACTAACCCAACGAAGCCGCTTTCTATGATCACGTCGCTCAATGG CTTCCCCGGGGACTCCACCGGCCAGCCTGAAGTCCAGTACTTCTCCTGCTCCACCTTCACCCCGTACCCCTACTCCCGTGGCCACCTCCacatcacctccaaggacCTTGATGCGTCCCTCGACTTTGCCACGGGCTTTTTcgccgacgaggatgacATCGACATCAAAAAGTCCGTGTGGTCCTACAAGAAGCAGCGCGAGATCATCCGCCGCATGGACATCTACCGCGGCGAGTTTGCCCCGCTACACCCGGCTTTCGCCGCGGACTCGGACGCCGCCACCCCCTCGGAGCCCCTTGACGGCCCTCTCCCCGACGATGTGCCCGACATTGTGTACACGGCTGAGGACGACGCGGTGCTGGAGCAGTGGCTGCGGGCTCATGTGGGCACGACGTGGCACTCGCTGGGAACGTGCAAAATGGCACCCAAGAGCGAGGGCGGCGTTGTCGACTCGAGCCTGAGCGTGTATGGTgtcgagaagctcaagatTGCCGATCTGAGTGTGCCGCCGGGCAACGTCGGTGCTAATACGGCTAATACTGCGTATATGATTGGCGAGAAGGCGGCCGACATTTTTATTCAGGAGCTGAAGGCATAG
- a CDS encoding alternative oxidase (predicted protein), with protein sequence MNSITTTVPLRAASLPKSYLHLTLRGCTGSVATAGLRCSSPLLASRINHQNTKRFISSTPQTQTKEFFPPPNAPHIKEVETAWAHPVYTEEQMRRVTVAHRETKDWADWVALGTVRLLRWGMDFVTGYRHPPPGKEHEAKFQMTEQKWLTRFVFLESVAGVPGMVGGMLRHLRSLRRMKRDNGWIETLLEEAYNERMHLLTFLKLAEPGWFMRLMVLGAQGVFFNGFFLSYLMSPRICHRFVGYLEEEAVLTYTRAIQDIEHGKLPKWTKLEAPEIAVQYWKMPEGQRTMKDLLMYVRADEAKHREVNHTLGNLNQAADPNPYSVKYKDPSKAHPGKGIANLKATGWEREEVI encoded by the exons ATGAATTCGATAACAACCACCGTGCCCCTTAGGGCAGCCTCCCTTCCGAAGTCCTACCTGCACCTCACACTCCGAGGATGCACAGGTTCTGTTGCCACAGCTGGACTACGATGCAGCAGTCCATTGCTAGCCAGCAGAATCAACCATCAGAACACCAAGCGTTTCATCTCATCGACGCCGCAGACACAAACGAAGGAATTCTTCCCTCCACCAAATGCGCCTCACATCAAGGAGGTAGAGACGGCTTGGGCCCACCCTGT TTATACCGAAGAACAGATGCGCCGGGTCACAGTTGCTCACCGGGAAACGAAGGACTGGGCAGACTGGGTAGCTCTCGGCACCGTTCGATTGCTTCGATGGGGCATGGACTTTGTAACCGGGTACCGACATCCTCCTCCGGGCAAAGAACATGAGGCCAAGTTCCAGATGACCGAGCAGAAATGGCTCACTCGATTCGTCTTCCTGGAGAGTGTTGCTGGTGTGCCAGGAATGGTTGGAGGCATGTTGAGACATCTAAGGAGCCTGagacggatgaagagggaCAATGGATGGATCGAAACTTTGCTCGAGGAGGCATACAATGAACGCATGCATCTGCTCACTTTCTTGAAACTCGCCGAGCCAGGGTGGTTTATGCGACTCATGGTCCTTGGCGCACAAGgcgtcttcttcaacggcttcttcctctcctacCTCATGTCGCCCCGCATCTGCCACCGATTCGTTGgctaccttgaagaagaggcagTGCTCACCTACACTCGAGCAATTCAAGATATCGAACACGGCAAACTTCCCAAGTGGACCAAGCTGGAAGCCCCGGAGATTGCCGTTCAATACTGGAAGATGCCTGAGGGCCAGCGGACTATGAAGGACCTGTTGATGTATGTCCGCGCGGATGAGGCCAAGCACCGTGAAGTGAACCACACGCTCGGAAACTTGAATCAAGCCGCAGACCCCAACCCGTACTCGGTCAAGTACAAGGACCCAAGCAAAGCCCATCCTGGTAAGGGCATTGCGAATCTGAAAGCAACGGggtgggagagagaagaggtgATTTGA
- a CDS encoding KAR9 family protein (predicted protein), whose product MLPPTVSTYSVKTFHIPPPPDLVALRKDLRDALDEAGKIMETIGSEKEPPRNMKPPRINVDELSDTDDSRSKMLAGATPLGWHEIQGMRILDPFTLLQQHKQTRAVAPSLRTMFTTSTVTTAPTHPDSGPKTPTTSSLSQLLSSPPPPPPPAVAVSPPENSSPRRIKSKSSLRSLRSLGSSLHDDDLDDFHDQAGSDKSLIRPSILRRLSPGLAARVKLLDGSHRNATPTRNPGAVGRIPEEHIKELDNRNKDLSIKIEKRGRSWNAIHLGGKGRRPQQIESTYLEVHDPDTELPSPVESESVEPVEETSTSVANQDPLEETLVEQAPDASATQEVEELEVEEPEEAPVAMAAVASPRASVGIESGASPNTQVEHAQTDFEKYIQSTSDNEAEQPPPPPPKDLPRPTSANSNVQSYFNPQGLQRPESIYSFSRASFSHQLTQLTSIPLPQPSSLEASIAAIPNAPLAVKSLTGSAAQIQIWIKKASDVLSGLDAEDEVEWAAAGGREGLDGIDKAITRFEGLMNIYVKAIEDVQLRDDICNVSADSLKTIVIQMDSILQSWADIKNRLRNVKEQVELAMEWEELWNTILGDVSAEVESLSRLLFEIEEKRHINMANAWAADQESNSGLDISELETIVEETPNNGSFSNSNRHSILFDAPPTLDTPLIQTPQDDSEHADLIAVFARIQPLRASLAFLPMRLSMFQCRAERIFPSACAEMEERRKGLEKSYRTLEADAEALRKEFSEDRWVLVFRNAGMQARKMFLSVERSIAKLQEALETGAHVHNPAGLAKRVESYEAKKQHYVPAIERVISLIEKGVKDQLTVNGETVNLLSDMASRMDALKRSVEVMDSSLTEYNVAPGQHLRDSISTIVTMDSPATSLIDTPGSSPPSSVVMTPANKGSGASMGSSSRRGSSVGSVARSTVAKVRRYSGIPQPTATLTVKKSAIPKPILTAPSPSKPSGLYTPTPAAKKVPRPPPPAKDNRPRWNSSVNTNDLEVGHVYKSNTPFRKSSAPGRTSRPLSMMSRRDFAVSPAPSTTRSPSRVSSRVSSRLASRSPNRTGSPTPNRSLLDPPPYSKLRRPPGAEGINNTPRNRQSFAGLSFGRSVSHDYNRGLLSPTKAERPGTALGHGGSRRISLLPLPRNKSGRDSSAGTRSKPSERPPWR is encoded by the exons ATGCTGCCTCCGACAGTGAGCACCTATAGCGTGAAAACTTTCCACATCCCGCCTCCGCCTGATCTCGTAGCTTTGCGAAAAGATCTCCGGGATGCGCTAGATGAGGCCGGAAAGATTATGGAGACGATTGGATCCGAGAAGGAGCCGCCGCGGAACATGAAGCCTCCACGTATCAACGTAGACGAACTTTCTGACACTGACGATTCGAGGAGCAAGATGTTAGCAGGAGCCACCCCATTGGGTTGGCACGAGATCCAGGGCATGCGTATCCTGGAT CCTTTCACACTACTGCAACAACACAAACAGACCAGGGCGGTCGCCCCGTCACTACGTACCATGTTCACCACGTCAACTGTCACAACTGCACCCACCCACCCGGATTCCGGTCCGAAGACGCCCACGACATCGTCATTATCGCAGTTGCTatcttctccccctcctcctccaccacccgcGGTCGCCGTATCTCCTCCAGAGAATTCATCACCGCGACGAATCAAGTCGAAATCATCCCTGCGCAGTCTCCGCAGTCTCGGGAGTAGCCTTCACGACGACGATCTCGACGATTTCCACGATCAGGCTGGGTCGGACAAATCACTCATTCGTCCCTCCATCCTTCGCCGCTTGTCTCCTGGTCTAGCAGCGCGCGTCAAGCTGTTGGACGGGAGTCACAGGAACGCGACTCCCACTCGCAACCCAGGTGCTGTTGGTCGGATCCCCGAAGAGCACATCAAGGAATTAGACAACCGCAACAAAGACCTCTCGATAAAGATTGAAAAGAGAGGCCGATCGTGGAATGCTATACACTTGGGTGGTAAAGGTAGACGACCACAACAGATTGAGTCGACCTATTTGGAGGTTCACGACCCGGACACAGAATTGCCTTCCCCAGTTGAGTCAGAATCGGTAGAACCTGTCGAGGAAACCTCCACATCGGTCGCAAACCAAGACCCCCTTGAAGAAACACTAGTCGAGCAAGCGCCAGACGCCAGCGCAACccaagaagtggaagaactggaagtggaagagCCGGAAGAAGCTCCagtggccatggctgccgTTGCGTCTCCGCGAGCGTCAGTGGGCATCGAATCAGGTGCATCCCCTAACACACAGGTCGAACATGCCCAAACAGATTTCGAGAAGTATATCCAAAGTACCAGTGACAACGAAGCTGAGCAgccccctccgcctccacCGAAAGACTTGCCGCGCCCAACGTCGGCCAATTCGAACGTACAATCCTACTTTAACCCCCAGGGTTTGCAGCGCCCCGAATCAATATACTCCTTCTCTCGCGCGTCCTTCAGTCACCAGCTAACCCAGCTCACCTCCATTCCTCTACCCCAACCGTCGTCATTAGAAGCCAGCATTGCTGCAATACCAAACGCGCCATTGGCCGTCAAATCGCTCACTGGCTCCGCAGCTCAAATTCAGATATGGATCAAAAAGGCCTCCGATGTGTTAAGTGGTTTAGATGCGGAGGACGAAGTGGAGTGGGCGGCAGCAGGCGGACGAGAAGGGCTAGATGGGATCGACAAAGCAATTACGCGGTTCGAAGGCCTGATGAACATTTACGTGAAAGCAATTGAAGATGTGCAGCTCCGAGATGACATTTGCAATGTTAGTGCCGACAGTTTGAAGACCATTGTGATTCAGATGGACAGTATATTACAAAGCTGGGCAGATATCAAGAACCGGCTCAGAAATGTTAAGGAACAGGTGGAGTTGGCCATGGAATGggaggagctttggaataccATTTTGGGGGATGTCAGCGCCGAGGTTGAGAGTCTGAGCCGCCTACTCTTTGAGATCGAAGAGAAGCGACACATCAATATGGCAAATGCATGGGCCGCTGACCAGGAGTCGAATAGCGGGCTCGATATTAGCGAGTTGGAGACAATTGTCGAGGAAACACCGAATAACGGCAGCTTTTCGAACAGTAACCGACACAGTATCTTATTCGATGCGCCACCGACCCTGGATACCCCCCTCATCCAAACCCCACAGGATGATTCGGAGCATGCGGATCTCATCGCTGTATTTGCCCGGATACAACCCCTGCGGGCATCCCTTGCGTTCTTGCCAATGCGGCTGTCCATGTTTCAATGCAGAGCCGAGAGGATTTTCCCCAGCGCCTGCGCGGAGATGGAAGAGCGGCGAAAAGGGCTAGAGAAGAGCTATAGAACCCTGGAGGCAGATGCGGAAGCTCTGCGGAAGGAGTTCAGTGAGGACCGGTGGGTTCTTGTATTCCGCAATGCCGGCATGCAAGCGCGGAAAATGTTCCTGTCGGTCGAACGAAGCATTGCCAAGTTGCAAGAAGCCCTCGAAACAGGTGCTCATGTGCATAACCCGGCGGGACTAGCGAAGCGCGTGGAAAGTTACGAGGCCAAAAAGCAGCACTACGTCCCTGCGATCGAACGAGTAATATCTCTTATCGAGAAGGGCGTGAAGGACCAACTGACGGTTAACGGCGAGACAGTGAACCTCCTGTCAGACATGGCGTCGAGGATGGATGCGCTGAAGAGGAGCGTGGAGGTGATGGATTCATCGCTTACTGAGTACAACGTGGCCCCGGGCCAGCACTTACGCGACTCTATATCAACCATTGTCACCATGGACAGTCCCGCCACTAGTCTTATCGACACTCCTGGCAGCTCCCCACCTTCATCGGTGGTCATGACCCCGGCTAACAAAGGCTCGGGTGCTTCTATGGGAAGCTCTAGCAGACGGGGCAGTTCTGTGGGCTCAGTCGCCCGGAGTACCGTGGCCAAGGTTCGACGATACTCAGGGATACCCCAGCCCACGGCAACCCTGACTGTCAAGAAATCGGCGATCCCGAAACCGATACTGACGGCCCCATCTCCCTCGAAGCCAAGTGGTCTATACACACCTACTCCagctgcgaagaaggtgcCACGCCCGCCTCCACCTGCCAAAGACAATCGCCCACGATGGAATTCGAGTGTGAACACCAATGATCTGGAAGTCGGCCATGTCTACAAATCGAACACGCCATTTCGCAAGTCCTCGGCTCCAGGCCGCACCTCCCGTCCCTTGTCAATGATGTCCCGTCGGGATTTTGCTGTATCTCCCGCCCCATCAACAACACGGTCCCCCAGTCGTGTCTCCAGCCGTGTTTCCAGCCGCCTTGCATCACGCAGCCCTAACCGCACCGGCTCTCCCACACCTAACCGTTCCCTCCTTGACCCTCCACCCTACAGCAAGCTTCGGCGTCCGCCAGGGGCGGAAGGCATCAACAACACCCCTCGAAACCGGCAAAGCTTTGCCGGGCTGTCATTCGGCCGCAGTGTCTCACACGATTATAACCGTGGCCTGCTCAGTCCCACCAAGGCTGAACGCCCGGGCACCGCACTGGGCCATGGGGGCAGTCGTCGCATCAGCTTGCTTCCTTTGCCACGAAACAAAAGCGGCCGGGATAGCAGTGCGGGCACTCGTAGTAAGCCGAGTGAACGTCCGCCGTGGCGGTAA
- a CDS encoding GNAT family N-acetyltransferase (histone acetyltransferase HPA2 and related acetyltransferases) yields the protein MPSILEDPTTTLPPPKTALQASQTLTPRTSHLKDGTPVTLYPIANGPQSIPADLVALLHREFSAEIKAGCTYPMEEPMTLERFAEYWFGTFAVVAVLGEEGLVEGRDWEKECLGTFYIKPNYPGRCSHVCNAGFLTTVAARGRGVGIVMGETYLQFAPKLGYKYSVFNLVFENNVASVKIWERLGFKIIGRVPGAARLANSEELVDALIIGRELV from the exons atgcCCTCCATCCTCGAAGACCCCACCACAACCCTCCCACCCCCAAAAACAGCCCTCCAAGCCTCCCAAACCCTAACCCCCAGAACCTCCCACCTGAAAGATGGCACCCCCGTAACCCTCTACCCAATTGCCAACGGACCGCAAAGCATCCCCGCAGACCTAGTCGCGCTACTCCACCGCGAGTTCAGCGCCGAGATCAAGGCCGGGTGTACGTATCCCATGGAGGAGCCGATGACGTTGGAGCGGTTCGCGGAGTACTGGTTTGGGACTTTTGCTGTTGTGGCTGTTCTTGGGGAGGAGGGTCTTGTTGAGGGGAGGGATTGGGAAAAGGAGTGTCTGGGGACGTTTTATATTAAGCCTAATTATCCTG GTCGGTGTTCCCATGTCTGCAATGCAGGGTTCTTGACGACGGTTGCTGCGCGCGGCCGTGGAGTGGGTATTGTTATGGGTGAGACGTATTTGCAGTTTGCCCCGAAGCTG GGCTACAAATACTCCGTCTTTAACCTGGTCTTTGAGAATAATGTTGCGTCGGTGAAGATCTGGGAGAGACTCGGGTTCAAGATCATTGGCCGCGTGCCTGGAGCAGCAAGGCTGGCGAATAGTGAGGAGTTGGTGGATGCGTTGATTATCGGGAGGGAGTTGGTTTAG
- a CDS encoding S-adenosylmethionine-dependent methyltransferase (predicted N6-DNA-methyltransferase) has protein sequence MLPTPCTSHVSFDTIYEPSEDSYLFLDTLASPSESAWLTQRFNATSSSPNQSTASPLVVELGTGSGVVLGFVAANSQVIFGRRDILPLGIDVNRNACIATRETANKAIKERQTDNESEANCQKTVYLSSVMADLGSSLRPGSVDVLMFNPPYVPSEDLPRLPSVTEQDVDESGMSRSAKFERDSYFLSLTYAGGRDGMETTDRLLEEIPGLLAPGRGVAYVLFCAQNRPQEVKERIRAWGDGWQAATVGNSGQQAGWEKLVIVRIWKETA, from the coding sequence atGCTCCCCACTCCGTGCACATCCCACGTCTCCTTCGACACCATCTACGAACCCTCCGAAGACTCTTACCTCTTCCTCGACACCCTCGCCTCACCGTCCGAATCAGCATGGCTCACTCAACGCTTCAACGCTACCTCCTCGTCCCCAAACCAATCCACCGCCTCACCCCTAGTCGTTGAGCTTGGAACCGGCTCAGGAGTCGTGCTCGGCTTCGTAGCAGCCAACTCGCAAGTGATCTTTGGACGGCGCGATATCCTCCCTCTAGGAATTGACGTGAATCGGAATGCCTGCATTGCGACCCGTGAAACAGCCAATAAAGCAATTAAAGAACGACAAACCGATAATGAATCAGAAGCCAACTGTCAGAAGACGGTGTATCTGTCCTCAGTCATGGCTGATCTAGGGAGCTCCCTTCGCCCAGGCAGCGTGGACGTCCTTATGTTCAATCCGCCGTACGTGCCCAGCGAGGACTTGCCGCGCTTACCCTCCGTCACAGAACAGGATGTCGACGAGTCGGGGATGTCGAGGTCTGCGAAGTTTGAGCGCGACTCGTACTTCTTGTCGCTGACGTATGCTGGAGGGCGAGATGGGATGGAGACGACGGATCGgttgttggaggagatccCCGGGTTGTTGGCTCCTGGTCGTGGAGTAGCATATGTGCTGTTTTGCGCGCAGAATCGGCCGCAGGAGGTTAAGGAGAGGATCAGGGCTTGGGGAGATGGATGGCAGGCAGCAACAGTTGGCAACAGTGGTCAGCAGGCTGGGTGGGAGAAGTTGGTTATTGTTCGGATATGGAAGGAAACAGCGTGA
- a CDS encoding mRNA splicing protein SMD1 (small nuclear ribonucleoprotein SMD1 and related snRNPs) → MKLVRFLMKCANETVTIELKNGTILHGTITSVSPQMNTSLRTVKMTPKGRDPISLDTINIRGSTIRYYILPDSLPLDTLLVDDQPKPKNKARKEADRGGRGGGGRGGPRGRGRGRGRGRGRGF, encoded by the exons ATGAAGCTCGTCCG GTTTTTGATGAAGTGCGCCAATGAGACGGTGACTATTGAGTTGAAGAATG GCACAATCCTCCATGGCACAATCACCTCGGTCTCCCCGCAGATGAACACCTCGCTGCGCACCGTCAAGATGACCCCCAAGGGCCGCGACCCTATCTCGCTCGACACCATCAACATCCGAGGCTCGACGATCCGCTACTACATTCTCCCGGACAGTCTGCCCCTGGATActcttcttgttgacgaCCAGCCGAAGCCTAAGAACAAGGCGCGCAAGGAGGCTGACCGTGGCGGTcgcggcggcggcggccGTGGTGGCCCTCGCGGCAGGGGCCGTGGACGCGGCCGGGGACGTGGACGTGGATTCTAA